AAACGTGAAGTGATTCTCTCCCTGTATCTCACCCACGAATAGAGAAGGAGGCTCCATGAATACCGAGCAGGCAAAAAAACTTCTCAAAAAAACATTTGAAAACTCATTTGACAGGAACAATTTCCCCGAGTTTGTCAGTGAACTTCTCCACACCTTCCAGAAAATCCCTTCGTATCCTGGAGAGCTACCCATCCCCGAAACCTACAAAGACTACATCCATCGTTATGAACGAGTGGGAGAATACCACACCAAAACACACCAAATAGATATTCTCATCGTGTATTTAAACCGTCCGACCTCCCTGGAACGAGCCCGTACCATGCAGCGAAATTTTGTCGCGGGATACCTGCAGGGAAAACATGGTGGAAATAAAAACCGGGATGCGGCACTTGTGGCTTTTGTCTCCCCTGAAAGTGATACCTGGCGTTTTTCCCTGGTAAAGGTAGAATACCACCTAAAAACAAGCCAGAACAAAGGAATAAAAGTCGAAGAAAAATTCACCTCCGCAAAACGATGGTCATTTCTTCTCGGAAAAAACGAAAAAAGCCACACCGCCCAGAAACAATTTTTACCCCTTCTTGAAAATGAAAGCTCTCCACCAACCCTTCAAGATTTAGAAAAGGCATTCAACATCGAAGTGGTCACAAAAGAATTTTACAAAGAGATTGCCAACTGGTACTTCTGGGCATTGAAAGAGTCGAGGTTTCCCGCTGATGCCGAATCAGAAACCAATGGCAGAAACATCGCCCTCATCCGATTTATCACCCGTATTATCTTCATCTGGTTCATGAAACAAAAAGGCATTATCAGAAAAGAACTCTTTGACAGAGAATCTCTCCAGCAAATTTTAGTAAACCTTTCTGATAATGAAGGTACCTACTACAAGGCTATCCTTCAAAACCTCTTCTTTGCAACCCTCAACACCCCCATCGAACAGAGGCGCTTCCGGAGAGAGGAGAGAGTCAACGGTTACCTCAACAAAGACTACATGAACCACAATTATTATCGATACCACACTCTCTTCAAAGATCCCAACCAGATGCAGGAACTCTTTAACGATATCCCCTTCTTAAATGGAGGGCTCTTTGAATGTCTGGACAAAAGAAAGGATGATGAGTCAAACGATGCCGGTAGAGAAATCCGCATCGACGGTTTTTCAGATGATCCCCAAAAACAACCCTATCTGCCGAATTTTTTATTCTTCTCAGATGAAAAAGAGATAGACTTAAACGACGACTATGACACAAAAAACCAAAAATACACCGTCAGAGGGCTCATCAACATCCTCAACGGGTATAATTTTACCGTTGATGAAAACACCCCCGTCGACATCGATGTGGCCCTCGATCCCGAACTCCTTGGAAGAGTTTTTGAAAACCTGCTTGCCAGTTACAACCCCGAGACAGCCACCACCGCAAGAAAAGCCACCGGCAGCTACTATACCCCCCGCGAGATAGTAGATTACATGGTCAAAGAATCCCTCAAAGCGTATTTTAAACAAAAGCTTCCCTCGCTCGACGAAGAAAAACTCGAACGCCTCTTCGCCTACGAGGATGAAGCCAATCCATTTGACGAAGAAACCACCAACAGGATTATCCAGGCCATTCACTCCCTCAAGATACTCGACCCCGCCGTTGGCTCGGGGGCATTCCCCATGGGCGTTTTGCATACCCTGGTGCACCTCCTCCACAAGCTTGACCCCCACAACCAAAAATGGAAAGAGATGCAGATAAAGGAGATCCAGCATATCCTCGACCCCCATATCAAACAAAATGCCCTCAACAAAATAGAGGAAAGCTTCGCCCTCAATGAACTCGACTATGGGAGAAAACTCTATCTCATACAAAACTGTATCTACGGTGTGGATATCCAGCCCATCGCCATCCAGATAGCAAAACTGAGATTTTTCATCTCCCTGCTGGTAGACGAAAAGATCGATAAAACTCAACCTAACTACGGCATTGAAACTCTGCCAAACCTCGAAACAAAATTTGTGACGGCAAATGCTTTGATAGATTTAGAAATACCAACAATTGATTTATTTTCTGAAAACAATCCCATTATACTTTTACAAGATAAACTTAAAGCGATACGCCACGAATACTTTATTGCAAAAACAAGAAAAGAAAAACTTCAATTGCAACAACAGGATAAAGAAATACGCAATAAAATAGCTGTTCAAATAACTGATACCTTGAAAAAAAGAAACGAAGAAAAAGTTAAAGAATATGAGAACAAATTAGCCGAAGAAAAAAAGACACTTATTCAAATCGAATCTGGACCCCAACAAAAGAGAACTGTTGAAAGCACTAATATTTTCGGTGAAATAGAAACCACAATTATTGACATTAAGGAACAAAGAATAAAAACCCAAAAGAATATTATTTCGAATATTAAAAGAAAGATTAACTCACTAAAATCCATCGACGCGAAAGATGTTATACAAAAAGTTGCTCAACAAATATCAAGTTTTGACCCCTACGATCCCAACTCTTTTGCCGACTGGTTCGACCCCGAATGGATGTTTGGCATCCGGGACTGTTTCGACATCGTTATTGGCAATCCGCCGTATATTCAGCTACAAAAAAATCATGGGCAGCTGGCAGACCTTTATAAGGATAAAGGCTTTGAGACTTTCGACCGTATGGGAGATATCTACACCCTCTTCTATGAGAGAGGGATAAACCTCCTCAAAAATAGTGGCATCCTCTGCTTCATCACCTCCAACAAATGGATGCGGGCAGGGTATGGAAAGAAACTCCGGGAATTTTTTCTCCAGCACAATCCCCTCCTCCTCATCGATTTAGGCCCGGATGTTTTTGAGAGTGCAACGGTAGATACCAATATCCTCCTCATCCAGAAATCCTCAAACAAACACCAGCTCAAAGCCGTCACCTACACAAAAAAAGACACCCCCATCTCAAAAGTAGTAAACGAGAAAGCCGTCACCCTCGAGAAACTCACCAAAAACGCCTGGTTTATAGGAAGTAACGCCGAGCAACGCCTCAAAGAAAAGATTGAAAAAATAGGAAAACCATTAAAAGATTGGGATGTAAAAATTTATTATGGAATAAGAACTGGACTAAACGAAGCCTTTATCATCACCACCGAAAAGCGAAACGAGATACTGGCTAATTGTAAAGATGCATCCGAGCGGAAACGCACCGAAGCTGTCATTAAACCTCTATTACGTGGCAGAGATATTAAACGTTATTATTATGAGTGGGCAGGGCTGTGGGTGATTGTAATTCCTGCGGGCTGGACAGATGAGAACAGAGGTAAAATACCACCAGAAAAATTTATTTTAGAACAATTTCCTTCATTAATGAAGCATTTAAAACCCTTTGAAGAAAAAGCACAAACACGCGATGACCAGGGAGATTATTGGTGGGAACTTCGACACTGTGCCTACTACCCCGAGTTTGAGAAGGAGAAGGTGGTGTATTCAGAGATTGTAAGGAAACCACAATTTCATTTTGATACTGAAAATTTTTATGTTGAAGCAACCAGTTTTTTAATGACTGGCAAAAATGTAAAATACATTTGTGGATTATTAAACTCAAAACCTATAACATATTTCTTTAAAAAATGGTATGCAGGAGGAGGTTTAGGTGAAGAAGGTTATAGATATAAAAAGGCATTTTTAGAAAACCTTCCTCTTCCCCCCATCACCCCAGCCAATCAGAGTATTGTAAAGCAAATAGAGGAATTGGTAGATAAGATACTGGTGACCAAAAAATCCAACTCGCAGGCAGATACAACCACTTGGGAGAGGGAGATAGACAGGCTGGTGTACAAGCTCTATGACCGGAGTAGCTCACGGACAAGCTTTTGCGTCCACTCGGAGGGAGATAGACAGGCTGGTGTACAAGCTCTATGACCTCACGGACGAGGAGATAAAGATAGTAGAGGGGGGATAAAAAAGGAGGAGGCATGAAAGGAGTGAGAATTTTATTAGACACAAACATTGTAATACACAGAGAAACGGAAAAGATAATCAATCCTGATATAGGTAAGTTATTCAACTGGCTTGATAAACTTGAAGCTAAAAAGTTTATACATCCAATTACCAAGGAAGAAATAAATAAACTTAAAGACAAAGAAAAAAGAAAAACTTTTGATGTAAAACTTGATGCTTATACCGAATTAATAACCGCAAAAAATCTAGAAAAGCAAGTTTCCTTAGTTTCTCAACAATTTGATAAAAACGAAAATGATAAAAATGATACCTTTTTATTAAACGAAGTGTATAAAGGTTCTGTAGACTATCTAATAACTGAGGATAAAAAAATTCACCAAAAGGCAAAAGAATTGGGTATTGAAGATAGGGTTTATACAATTGAGCAATTCATAGAAAAGGTAAGTCTCGAATACCCAGATTTGGCAGATTATAAAGTTTTAAGTGTTTATAAATCATTCTTTGGCAAAAAAAATTTATCAGATGAATTTTTCAATTCCTTTAAAGAAGACTATCAAAATTTTGAGAGTTGGTTCCGTAGAAAATCTAATGAACCAGTGTATATTTCTACTTCGAATGATGGTAAAATTGTAGCTTTTCTTTATTTAAAAGTTGAAGATAAAGATGAGAATTATACAGATATCAACCCTTCATTTCCACTTAAAAATAAAAGATTAAAAATAGGAACCTTTAAGGTTGCATTGAACGGTTATAGATTAGGCGAAAGATTTTTAAAAATTATATTTGATAATGCTATTATACAAAAAGTTGATGAAATTTATGTGACAGTATATAATAAAAGAGATGAACAAAAAAGGTTAATTAACTTATTAGAAGAATGGGGTTTTATTTGTTGGGGAAAAAAACAATCAACAGGCGAACTTGTATATGTTAGAGATTTTACCAAAAAATTTGATAAAAAAAATCCAAAACTTACTTATCCTTTTATTTCACTGAAAGAAAATAATAAAATTTTTATTGTACCTATTTGGCCAGATTATCATACGGAACTTTTACCTGATTCAATATTACGAACAGAGTCACCTGATGATTTTAAAGAAAATCAACCTCATCGAAATGCGATATTGAAAACTTATATTTCTCGTTCTTTAAATAGAAATATAAATAAAGGGGATATTATACTTTTTTATAGAACTGCCGAAGAAGGTAAACCTGCAAAATATTCTGCTCTTATAACAACCATAGGGATAGTTCAGGAAGTGATAGATAATTTTACTAACGAGCTAGATTTCATATTGAAAGCTGGCAAAAGAAGTATATTTAACAATGAGAAATTAAAGGAATGGTGGAATTATAACCCACAAAATAGACCTTTTTTGATTCATTTTTTACATGTATATTCTTTAACACCAAAGCAACGTTCAAAATTAATCAGGAAAAGATTGCTTGAATTGGGCATTTTATCCGGTGAAGAGAACGAACTCAGAGGATTAAAAGAAATTACAAAAGAAAATTTTAAAACTATCATAAAAGAAGGAGGTATTAATGAAAGTTATTTTATCTATTAAGCCAGAATTCGTTGAAAAAATCATCAATGGAGAAAAAAAGTTTGAATACAGAAGAAAAATTTTTAAAAAAGATGTAGAGAAAGTTATTATTTACGCATCTTCTCCAATAAAATTAGTAGTAGGAGAATTTATAATAGAAGATATATTATCACGGAAACTAGATGAATTATGGGAATTAACAAAAGAAGAATCGGGTATTTCAAAACAATACTTTTATGAATATTTTAAGGGTTTAGATAATGGATATGCAATAAAAATTAAGGAATTTAAAAGATATGAAAAGCCATGTAATTTAAGAAATTTAAATATTTTTTATACACCACAATCATTTGTTTATATTTGAGTTATACATTAAATATTGGAAGAAATTAAGATTTGAATAAATAATGAGGCATAGAAATGACAAATAATACAAACAACCTCATCCCACCACATGGTGGTTACCGAAAACTGATGTCGTATCAGATGGCCGAGATTGTTTATGATGCCACAGTAAGGTTTTGTGAGCGATTTATAGACAAGCGTTCAAGAACTTTTGACCAGATGGTTCAAGCTGCCAGAAGTTGAAAACAGAAAATAATTATATTGGTAGATAAAATCCGTTCTGCCCATGCCTCGATAAACGCAGCACCCGTCTACCATGCCAATACAAGCACTTGGGAAAGAGAAATAGACAGACTGGTGTACAAGCTCTATGACCTCACGGACGAGGAGATAAAGATCATAGAGGGGGGATAAAGGAAACGGTCACCCAGTAGCTCCGAAGGAGCGTATTAAAACGGTCGCCGAGTAGCTACCCCCGGTCGCCGAGTAGTTCCGAAGGAACGTATCGAGGCGACAGCCCAAAAAACCAAAAAACATGGTATAATATACCCACCATAAAAAACACAAAAGGACCCATCAATGAAAGGATACGTCTACATCCTCCGCTGCTCCGACGGCACCTACTACACAGGCAGCACAACAAACCTCGAACTCCGCCTCTCCCAACACCAAAACGGCCAGGGAGCCAACTACACAAAAAAAAGACTCCCTGTAGAACTCGTCTACTACGAAGAATACCAGCGAATCGATGAAGCATTCGCCAGAGAAAAACAAATACAAAGATGGAGCCATAAGAAAAAAGAAGCACTCATCCAGGGACACCTCGACGACCTACCCCGCCTGGCAAAAAAAATATGGAAAAAAACACCACCCACCTAACCCCACCCGCCCGCCGAGTAGCTCCGCAGGAGCGTATCGAGGCGACCCCGCTCGTCTCGATACGCTCCGTTACTCGACGAGCGACACCACCCGCCCGCCGAGTAGCCACCCCACGGTCGCCGAGTAGCCCCGAAGGGGCGTATCGAGGCGACCGAGTAGCCCCGAAGGGGCATATCGAGGCCCGGTCAATTGCTAAAAAATCCACTTCCCCTTATAATACACTATATCAAAAAAGCGAGGTAGCCATGGTAGAAGGTATTCTCGTCGAAGGCTTAATCTACGCCCTCATGGTACTGGGTGTTTTTATTACCTTCCGTATTATGAATTTCCCCGATCTAACAGTAGACGGGACATTCCCCCTTGGGGCAGCCATCATGGCATCCGCCCTTCTTGCCGGCCTGGGAAGTGGATGGGGGCTCTTCTTTGCCTTTGTGGGAGGCTTCCTCGCCGGTATGACCACCGCCTTCATCCACAACCGTTTAAAAATCCCGGGACTTCTTGCCAGCATCCTTACCATGACCATGCTCTACTCCATCAACATCCGCGTCCTGGGCAACAAACCAAATGTCCAGCTTCTCAGAGTTCAGCATGTTCTCTCCTGGATTGAAAACACCACCGCCAACCATTTCCCACGAGAATGGGTATTTTTTGTCTTCTTCCTCGTGGTAGTCATAGTGGTAAAACTGCTTCTTGACCTCTTCTT
This sequence is a window from Thermospira aquatica. Protein-coding genes within it:
- a CDS encoding Eco57I restriction-modification methylase domain-containing protein; translated protein: MNTEQAKKLLKKTFENSFDRNNFPEFVSELLHTFQKIPSYPGELPIPETYKDYIHRYERVGEYHTKTHQIDILIVYLNRPTSLERARTMQRNFVAGYLQGKHGGNKNRDAALVAFVSPESDTWRFSLVKVEYHLKTSQNKGIKVEEKFTSAKRWSFLLGKNEKSHTAQKQFLPLLENESSPPTLQDLEKAFNIEVVTKEFYKEIANWYFWALKESRFPADAESETNGRNIALIRFITRIIFIWFMKQKGIIRKELFDRESLQQILVNLSDNEGTYYKAILQNLFFATLNTPIEQRRFRREERVNGYLNKDYMNHNYYRYHTLFKDPNQMQELFNDIPFLNGGLFECLDKRKDDESNDAGREIRIDGFSDDPQKQPYLPNFLFFSDEKEIDLNDDYDTKNQKYTVRGLINILNGYNFTVDENTPVDIDVALDPELLGRVFENLLASYNPETATTARKATGSYYTPREIVDYMVKESLKAYFKQKLPSLDEEKLERLFAYEDEANPFDEETTNRIIQAIHSLKILDPAVGSGAFPMGVLHTLVHLLHKLDPHNQKWKEMQIKEIQHILDPHIKQNALNKIEESFALNELDYGRKLYLIQNCIYGVDIQPIAIQIAKLRFFISLLVDEKIDKTQPNYGIETLPNLETKFVTANALIDLEIPTIDLFSENNPIILLQDKLKAIRHEYFIAKTRKEKLQLQQQDKEIRNKIAVQITDTLKKRNEEKVKEYENKLAEEKKTLIQIESGPQQKRTVESTNIFGEIETTIIDIKEQRIKTQKNIISNIKRKINSLKSIDAKDVIQKVAQQISSFDPYDPNSFADWFDPEWMFGIRDCFDIVIGNPPYIQLQKNHGQLADLYKDKGFETFDRMGDIYTLFYERGINLLKNSGILCFITSNKWMRAGYGKKLREFFLQHNPLLLIDLGPDVFESATVDTNILLIQKSSNKHQLKAVTYTKKDTPISKVVNEKAVTLEKLTKNAWFIGSNAEQRLKEKIEKIGKPLKDWDVKIYYGIRTGLNEAFIITTEKRNEILANCKDASERKRTEAVIKPLLRGRDIKRYYYEWAGLWVIVIPAGWTDENRGKIPPEKFILEQFPSLMKHLKPFEEKAQTRDDQGDYWWELRHCAYYPEFEKEKVVYSEIVRKPQFHFDTENFYVEATSFLMTGKNVKYICGLLNSKPITYFFKKWYAGGGLGEEGYRYKKAFLENLPLPPITPANQSIVKQIEELVDKILVTKKSNSQADTTTWEREIDRLVYKLYDRSSSRTSFCVHSEGDRQAGVQAL
- a CDS encoding PIN domain-containing protein gives rise to the protein MKGVRILLDTNIVIHRETEKIINPDIGKLFNWLDKLEAKKFIHPITKEEINKLKDKEKRKTFDVKLDAYTELITAKNLEKQVSLVSQQFDKNENDKNDTFLLNEVYKGSVDYLITEDKKIHQKAKELGIEDRVYTIEQFIEKVSLEYPDLADYKVLSVYKSFFGKKNLSDEFFNSFKEDYQNFESWFRRKSNEPVYISTSNDGKIVAFLYLKVEDKDENYTDINPSFPLKNKRLKIGTFKVALNGYRLGERFLKIIFDNAIIQKVDEIYVTVYNKRDEQKRLINLLEEWGFICWGKKQSTGELVYVRDFTKKFDKKNPKLTYPFISLKENNKIFIVPIWPDYHTELLPDSILRTESPDDFKENQPHRNAILKTYISRSLNRNINKGDIILFYRTAEEGKPAKYSALITTIGIVQEVIDNFTNELDFILKAGKRSIFNNEKLKEWWNYNPQNRPFLIHFLHVYSLTPKQRSKLIRKRLLELGILSGEENELRGLKEITKENFKTIIKEGGINESYFIY
- a CDS encoding ASCH domain-containing protein, whose protein sequence is MKVILSIKPEFVEKIINGEKKFEYRRKIFKKDVEKVIIYASSPIKLVVGEFIIEDILSRKLDELWELTKEESGISKQYFYEYFKGLDNGYAIKIKEFKRYEKPCNLRNLNIFYTPQSFVYI
- a CDS encoding GIY-YIG nuclease family protein, with product MKGYVYILRCSDGTYYTGSTTNLELRLSQHQNGQGANYTKKRLPVELVYYEEYQRIDEAFAREKQIQRWSHKKKEALIQGHLDDLPRLAKKIWKKTPPT
- a CDS encoding ABC transporter permease, which produces MVEGILVEGLIYALMVLGVFITFRIMNFPDLTVDGTFPLGAAIMASALLAGLGSGWGLFFAFVGGFLAGMTTAFIHNRLKIPGLLASILTMTMLYSINIRVLGNKPNVQLLRVQHVLSWIENTTANHFPREWVFFVFFLVVVIVVKLLLDLFFRTDMGLTIGAMGNNEQMVISQGVNPATLKYIGIGLSNALVGLSGAFAAMYMGYADVGLGQGIIISGLASVMLGELFFRSNRIFVLTLGAVIGSLLYKAIMFYGRYYGYYIGLTPNDLKLISGLLIIVSIIISRIQQQSSQKLRRQP